The following are from one region of the Gammaproteobacteria bacterium genome:
- a CDS encoding response regulator, with translation MNTNNSTGSSNDRPYVLVAEDSPTTRVVIERHLKQYFDLITAADGQEAWDLIRSDNNIELVITDINMPRMTGIELLQLIRSADDDRISSMPVFIMTSADDDEADKHQALDLGANDFITKPINPIVLRARVNVHHRLARATRELQQTESGGKPDHQGHFIQDADKFRETANHEVETAGKDNTNLSLLLVQIDLYDELRDAYSAGELGSIETNVGAQLARILRGIDTGAKTGDGQFTVLLPGTRRLGAAVVAERIRKNIEALDIDLDGKSASVTISVGLACISTEDAENYDALISICDKRVQLAQELGYNRICVDDEGRTNFSRPGSHS, from the coding sequence ATGAACACGAACAACTCAACAGGCAGCAGCAATGATCGCCCCTATGTTCTCGTCGCCGAGGACTCGCCCACCACGCGCGTGGTCATTGAGCGCCATCTCAAGCAGTATTTCGACCTGATCACCGCGGCAGACGGGCAGGAAGCGTGGGATTTGATCCGTAGCGACAACAACATTGAGCTGGTTATCACCGATATCAATATGCCGAGAATGACAGGTATCGAATTATTACAGCTCATTCGGTCAGCCGACGATGACCGCATTTCTTCCATGCCGGTATTCATCATGACCAGCGCCGATGACGACGAAGCCGACAAGCACCAGGCATTGGACCTGGGTGCCAACGATTTTATTACCAAGCCGATCAACCCTATTGTTCTGCGTGCGCGAGTCAATGTGCACCATCGCCTGGCCAGGGCCACCAGGGAGCTGCAACAAACTGAATCCGGGGGCAAACCTGATCACCAGGGCCACTTTATCCAGGATGCCGACAAGTTCAGGGAAACCGCCAATCACGAAGTTGAAACGGCGGGCAAGGACAATACCAACCTGTCACTGCTGCTTGTCCAGATTGATTTGTACGACGAGCTGCGCGATGCCTACTCTGCCGGCGAACTTGGTTCCATTGAGACCAATGTTGGCGCACAACTTGCCCGCATCCTTCGCGGCATCGACACGGGCGCCAAAACAGGCGACGGTCAATTCACCGTATTACTTCCCGGTACGCGTCGACTGGGCGCGGCCGTGGTTGCTGAACGCATTCGAAAAAATATCGAGGCACTGGATATTGACCTTGACGGAAAGTCGGCATCGGTGACGATCAGTGTGGGGCTGGCATGCATTTCAACAGAAGATGCAGAAAACTATGATGCACTGATATCCATTTGTGACAAACGTGTTCAATTGGCCCAGGAGCTTGGATACAACCGAATCTGTGTTGACGATGAAGGTCGAACCAACTTTTCACGGCCTGGCAGTCATTCCTGA
- the hpnC gene encoding squalene synthase HpnC produces MTITAADNHARYQHQADSHYENFPVASWLLPPALRHPVSVIYAFARNADDFADEGDMGREERLAKLDDYRNRLYRIQRNEPVNDPLFPELKKVIDAYDLPYQAFHDLLSAFSQDVDTSRYPSRETLLDYCSRSANPVGLLLLHLVKRIDPQAVQESNAICSALQIINFLQDISVDYEKGRIYLPLNELEQFGIAEHHIAGRIFDDNWRRFISFQLDQVEQLMRSGALLPCRLPGRMKYEIRATVVSGLQVIKLLRKRNRAGFTNQPRLRLPDWVMIAFKTIFYPCK; encoded by the coding sequence ATGACCATCACCGCTGCTGACAATCACGCCCGGTATCAACACCAGGCAGACAGTCATTATGAAAACTTTCCGGTCGCATCCTGGCTGCTGCCCCCTGCACTGCGTCACCCGGTTTCAGTTATTTATGCCTTTGCCCGCAACGCAGATGACTTCGCCGACGAAGGTGATATGGGTCGGGAAGAAAGACTGGCGAAACTGGATGATTACCGGAACAGGCTGTACCGGATTCAGCGCAATGAACCGGTTAATGACCCGCTGTTTCCGGAACTCAAAAAGGTCATTGATGCTTACGACCTGCCTTACCAGGCATTCCATGACCTGCTATCAGCTTTTTCCCAGGATGTTGATACCAGTCGATACCCGAGCCGGGAAACGCTGCTCGATTACTGCAGTCGTTCAGCCAATCCAGTCGGTTTGCTGTTACTGCACCTGGTCAAGCGCATCGATCCACAAGCTGTTCAGGAATCCAATGCCATTTGTTCGGCCCTCCAGATAATCAACTTCCTCCAGGATATTTCCGTTGATTATGAGAAAGGCAGGATTTATTTGCCATTAAATGAGCTTGAACAGTTTGGTATCGCCGAACATCACATTGCCGGACGGATATTTGATGACAACTGGCGGCGCTTCATCAGCTTCCAGCTGGACCAGGTGGAACAGCTTATGCGGTCCGGCGCGCTCCTGCCTTGCCGCTTGCCCGGTCGCATGAAATACGAGATCCGGGCCACTGTTGTCAGCGGCTTGCAGGTCATAAAACTGTTGCGCAAACGAAACCGGGCCGGGTTTACCAACCAGCCGCGACTTCGACTGCCAGACTGGGTTATGATCGCATTCAAGACGATTTTCTATCCCTGCAAATGA
- the hpnD gene encoding presqualene diphosphate synthase HpnD has translation MTPDEYCQQKAGSSGSSFYYSFLFLPPVQRQAMTALYAFCREVDDVVDDCTDTNVARATLNWWRAEVENTFNGKPQHPVTRALATSLEHFDLQDTYFHELIAGMEMDLTRHRYSNFDELKLYCYRAASVVGLLSARIFGYENNKTEEYAVELGIAFQLTNIIRDVGEDARRQRIYLPGDELSRFNVSEHELIELAPGPGFDSLMQFQAQRARQYYSNAFRLLPGSDRCRQRPGLVMAAIYSRLLDKLEQNRFPVLQKRLGLAPINKLWIAWRTSVQEKRGCRE, from the coding sequence ATGACACCCGACGAATATTGCCAGCAAAAAGCCGGATCCAGCGGCTCAAGCTTTTACTACAGCTTCCTGTTTCTGCCGCCAGTCCAGCGGCAGGCAATGACAGCCCTATACGCATTCTGCCGTGAAGTGGACGACGTTGTTGATGATTGCACTGATACCAACGTAGCACGCGCTACATTGAACTGGTGGCGAGCCGAGGTGGAAAACACGTTCAATGGCAAGCCGCAACACCCCGTGACCCGGGCCCTGGCAACATCGCTTGAACATTTTGATCTGCAGGATACCTACTTTCACGAACTGATTGCCGGCATGGAAATGGACCTCACCCGGCACCGTTACAGCAACTTCGACGAACTGAAACTGTACTGCTACCGTGCCGCATCTGTTGTCGGCTTGCTATCTGCACGAATATTCGGTTACGAGAACAACAAGACCGAAGAATATGCTGTCGAACTGGGTATTGCTTTTCAGTTGACCAATATCATTCGCGATGTTGGTGAAGACGCGCGCCGGCAAAGAATCTATCTACCGGGCGATGAACTTTCCCGGTTTAATGTATCAGAACATGAACTGATTGAACTGGCACCTGGCCCGGGATTTGACTCATTGATGCAGTTCCAGGCCCAACGTGCAAGGCAATATTACAGCAATGCTTTCCGGTTGCTGCCTGGTTCTGATCGTTGTCGCCAACGCCCCGGGCTGGTAATGGCCGCTATCTATTCGCGCTTGCTGGACAAGCTCGAACAAAACCGGTTTCCGGTTTTGCAAAAACGTCTTGGCCTTGCGCCAATCAACAAGCTTTGGATTGCGTGGCGCACATCGGTCCAGGAAAAACGCGGGTGCCGTGAATAA
- the hpnE gene encoding hydroxysqualene dehydroxylase HpnE, which yields MNVIVIGAGWAGLAAAVELVRHGHSVTVLESARQPGGRARAVAFNGMHIDNGQHILIGAYRSVLELIQLFGIEESRVFKRIALTLKLTRQPAGNRTISLKAWPLPAPLHLLLGLLTMKGAPWKHRLVIIKAMISMRGSGFKVEQDLPLLDYLVQLGQPQQVIEYLWQPLCISIMNTPIDQASTQMFLRVIRDSFFADKADSEMLLPVTDLGQCLPQPAMDYIEINGGTVRLGSRIVSIATDDNHVTGVCDTNNSTLQADHVVIATGNEAAQQLLRPILAAEPICSGLERLGALPITTVFIKYPAGTRLPNDFIGTLNMHSQWFFDRGRLTDNDGLIAVVISGPGQHIRMTNDELGKVIAGELSACFRHLPDVEAIKIIREKRATIHARPGVDQYRPDNSTKIDGLWLAGDYTNTGYPSTLEGAVRSGLRCARLIMESSQA from the coding sequence ATGAACGTGATTGTCATTGGTGCCGGCTGGGCCGGACTGGCTGCCGCTGTCGAACTGGTCAGGCACGGTCACTCGGTTACCGTACTTGAATCCGCAAGACAACCTGGTGGCCGCGCCCGTGCCGTAGCTTTTAACGGTATGCATATCGACAACGGTCAACATATTCTCATCGGTGCCTACCGGTCCGTACTGGAACTGATCCAGCTGTTCGGCATTGAAGAGTCCCGGGTATTCAAACGAATCGCGTTAACCCTGAAACTGACAAGACAACCCGCCGGCAACAGGACCATTTCGCTCAAAGCCTGGCCATTACCAGCACCACTGCACCTGTTGCTCGGACTGCTGACCATGAAAGGTGCGCCGTGGAAACACAGGCTGGTGATCATCAAGGCAATGATTTCAATGCGTGGATCCGGCTTCAAGGTTGAACAAGACTTGCCACTGCTGGATTACCTGGTGCAACTCGGACAACCGCAACAGGTTATAGAGTACCTGTGGCAACCCCTGTGCATTTCAATTATGAATACACCGATTGATCAGGCTTCAACACAAATGTTTCTCAGGGTAATCAGGGATTCCTTCTTCGCGGACAAGGCCGATTCGGAAATGCTGCTGCCGGTTACCGATCTCGGGCAATGCCTGCCACAACCGGCAATGGACTATATAGAAATCAATGGCGGCACAGTGCGTCTTGGCAGTCGCATAGTCTCCATTGCAACAGACGACAATCATGTGACCGGTGTTTGTGATACAAACAACTCCACACTGCAGGCAGATCACGTGGTGATTGCGACCGGCAACGAAGCTGCGCAACAGCTACTTCGCCCAATCCTGGCTGCCGAGCCTATCTGCAGCGGGCTCGAAAGACTGGGCGCATTGCCAATCACTACTGTATTCATCAAGTACCCTGCCGGAACCCGTCTGCCCAACGACTTTATCGGCACGCTTAACATGCATAGCCAGTGGTTTTTCGATCGAGGCCGACTAACCGACAATGACGGCTTGATCGCTGTAGTCATCAGCGGACCCGGGCAGCACATACGCATGACCAATGATGAACTGGGCAAAGTTATCGCGGGAGAGTTGTCAGCCTGTTTCAGGCACCTGCCTGACGTCGAAGCCATCAAGATAATTCGCGAAAAACGCGCTACCATTCACGCGCGCCCCGGAGTCGATCAATACCGGCCAGACAATTCCACCAAGATTGACGGTTTATGGCTTGCCGGAGACTACACCAATACCGGCTATCCAAGCACGCTCGAAGGCGCTGTTCGCAGCGGCCTGCGCTGCGCCAGACTGATTATGGAATCATCACAGGCATGA
- a CDS encoding YciK family oxidoreductase, with product MKNYSPAKDILKNRVILVTGAGSGIGKAAALKFAEYGATVVLLDKAEAKIESVYDQIESSGQARPALFPMDLATATPDAYTGLAAALSQEFGKLDGLLNNAGILGSITPLNLYDDQLWDKVMNVNLHAPYRLTRACLGLMAQSPDASIVFTTADVARHGRAYWGAYAVAAAGVEAMTQVWAEELDGDNRVRVNAINPGAVYTDMRAKAYPGENPKTLVKPADIMPAYLYLMSADSRAVSGRVINAQDDF from the coding sequence ATGAAAAACTATTCGCCTGCAAAAGACATCCTGAAGAATCGGGTTATTCTTGTGACTGGCGCCGGTTCCGGCATTGGTAAGGCAGCGGCGCTGAAATTTGCCGAATACGGCGCAACAGTTGTGCTGCTGGACAAGGCTGAAGCCAAGATTGAGTCGGTATATGACCAGATCGAATCTTCAGGCCAGGCCAGGCCCGCATTGTTCCCGATGGACCTGGCGACCGCCACGCCCGATGCCTATACCGGCCTCGCGGCCGCGTTGTCGCAGGAATTCGGCAAGCTGGACGGATTACTGAACAACGCCGGCATACTGGGCTCCATTACGCCGCTGAATCTTTACGATGACCAGCTTTGGGACAAGGTGATGAACGTTAACCTGCATGCCCCCTACCGCTTGACCCGCGCATGCCTTGGCTTGATGGCACAATCTCCAGACGCATCCATAGTCTTTACCACCGCCGATGTCGCGAGGCACGGGCGTGCTTACTGGGGCGCCTATGCTGTTGCTGCAGCCGGTGTCGAAGCAATGACACAGGTATGGGCAGAAGAACTTGATGGAGATAACCGGGTTCGTGTCAACGCCATTAATCCCGGTGCTGTCTATACTGATATGCGCGCCAAGGCCTACCCGGGCGAAAACCCCAAAACCCTGGTCAAGCCGGCGGACATAATGCCCGCCTACCTGTACCTGATGTCCGCTGACAGTCGGGCAGTCAGCGGACGTGTTATCAATGCTCAGGATGATTTCTGA
- a CDS encoding efflux RND transporter permease subunit — protein sequence MRAIIGFLVDRSLLINLVSAMLLILGGWAAIDIKREAFPNVNLDMIQVEAAYPGATPREMERLVVTPIEQEIKSINGIDKMTSVSFPGSARIVLELDPGANNRDRIVSDVQLAVDRAVLPADLPFDPSVTEIDGSVFPILHFAVSSSMSELELKRLGDRMSDDLLEVEGVARVVVQGDRKAEIRVVVDPQKMARHRISIGEITSVLSGWNINSPGGDLDTADGQKAVRIVGEMKNAVDAGDLVLRANESGGGLRLKDVAEVTETLEKARRHYDVGGSSALSLFILKKADGDIIDTVREVRKYLETVPARYGDNIKVNVFRDMSQIAKLRLNVLTNNGMVGIVFVFLTLIVFLRPSVSMSTTWGLPIVFLTGLYTLYMADITLNMITMFGFIMVLGMLVDDAIIIGENITWHMERGMPPKQAAVIGAYELMGPVTTTVMTTVVAFVPLMFMSGMIGKFIYGIPLVVIILLVFSWLESFLILPSHVALLARSKDQPQERRWIVRLEDWYAGVLAWVLSHRWKTIGIATVVFFGSFGLAVAFMQFQLFPPFGADQFNVRIVAPAGTNIDQMRERMRVVDREIRNRIDPKHLEATLIGVGQIAKDGGDPLTQRGSRFGQIQVIYTPASLRPDHEVVDDVRRISAEIVPMFPKLQVAFEELKHGPPTGRALEAKLSSTHGAKAEMAAHRLLAYLEKIDGVTSVESDLDKGDPEIHVVVDRSLATYAGVDLATAAAHVRAAVGGLRVETTRRGTEEIDITIRYPDAGTKGIEVLRQLLIPTRRGGLVPLHRIAKLVEHSGFTAVRHSEGINIVSVSANVDVGVITSVALNNRIATTEAEWLGDLKTDVNVSYGGENEQNQESVMSLVRSFAFAMLGVFFLLAIQFNRLSYPLVVMSAIPFGMVGIIISFFIHDSLGRPSPLSFMSLMGMVALSGVVVNSALVLLVFVQRARNEGMSLYDSIMAAGRRRLRAVVLTATTTVVGLLPTAYGWGGMDPFVAGMALALSWGLVFATLITLIVLPAMLMVASDVIIFFRGRSGRKADTGIATDQKSS from the coding sequence ATGCGGGCAATTATCGGGTTTCTGGTGGATCGCAGCCTGTTGATCAACCTTGTATCGGCGATGCTGCTGATTCTGGGTGGCTGGGCCGCCATCGACATCAAGCGCGAAGCCTTTCCCAATGTCAATCTCGATATGATCCAGGTTGAAGCCGCGTATCCTGGTGCAACACCCAGGGAAATGGAGCGACTGGTAGTCACGCCAATCGAGCAGGAAATCAAGTCGATCAATGGTATCGACAAGATGACCTCTGTTTCGTTCCCGGGTTCGGCGCGAATCGTTCTGGAGCTGGACCCGGGTGCGAATAATCGCGACCGGATAGTTTCTGATGTGCAACTGGCGGTTGATCGTGCCGTGTTGCCGGCAGATCTGCCGTTTGATCCGTCTGTTACCGAGATAGATGGTTCTGTGTTTCCAATACTGCATTTTGCCGTGTCATCGTCGATGTCAGAACTTGAGTTGAAACGACTCGGTGACCGGATGTCTGATGATCTTCTGGAGGTGGAGGGCGTTGCGCGTGTTGTGGTCCAGGGGGATCGCAAAGCCGAGATTCGCGTTGTCGTAGACCCGCAAAAGATGGCGCGCCATCGTATTTCCATCGGCGAAATCACCAGCGTATTGTCCGGATGGAATATTAATTCACCAGGCGGTGACCTCGATACTGCTGATGGCCAAAAGGCTGTCCGCATTGTCGGTGAAATGAAGAATGCTGTTGATGCCGGTGACCTGGTATTGCGTGCCAATGAGTCCGGTGGCGGACTACGCCTGAAAGATGTTGCCGAGGTGACGGAGACCCTGGAGAAGGCCAGGAGGCATTACGACGTTGGCGGTTCTTCCGCGCTGAGCCTGTTCATACTCAAAAAGGCTGATGGCGACATAATCGATACAGTCAGGGAAGTCAGAAAATATCTTGAAACTGTTCCAGCCCGATACGGCGACAATATCAAGGTGAATGTTTTCCGTGATATGTCACAGATTGCCAAGCTGCGTCTCAACGTGCTGACCAACAATGGCATGGTTGGCATCGTGTTTGTGTTCCTGACGTTGATCGTGTTTCTCCGGCCTTCCGTATCCATGTCAACGACATGGGGATTGCCGATTGTGTTCTTGACCGGTCTGTATACCCTTTACATGGCAGACATTACGCTCAACATGATTACGATGTTCGGCTTCATCATGGTTCTTGGCATGCTGGTGGATGATGCAATAATTATTGGTGAGAACATTACCTGGCACATGGAGCGCGGCATGCCACCGAAACAGGCCGCCGTTATCGGTGCCTACGAGTTGATGGGCCCGGTGACGACAACGGTCATGACTACGGTTGTCGCATTTGTTCCACTGATGTTTATGTCCGGAATGATTGGCAAGTTTATCTACGGCATCCCGCTCGTGGTTATTATCTTGCTGGTTTTTTCCTGGCTTGAATCGTTCCTGATATTGCCCAGCCACGTGGCGCTGCTGGCCAGATCCAAGGATCAGCCCCAGGAGCGTCGCTGGATCGTCAGGCTGGAAGACTGGTACGCAGGGGTATTGGCCTGGGTGTTGTCACACCGATGGAAAACCATCGGCATTGCCACGGTGGTGTTCTTTGGCTCGTTTGGGCTGGCCGTTGCCTTTATGCAGTTCCAGTTATTCCCGCCATTCGGTGCGGACCAGTTTAACGTTCGTATTGTTGCCCCGGCAGGCACCAATATTGACCAGATGCGGGAACGTATGCGGGTGGTTGATCGCGAAATTCGAAACAGAATTGATCCCAAGCACCTGGAAGCAACACTAATCGGTGTTGGCCAGATTGCCAAGGATGGAGGCGATCCCTTGACCCAGCGCGGTAGTCGTTTTGGCCAGATCCAGGTGATTTATACGCCAGCCTCGCTAAGACCGGATCATGAAGTTGTAGACGATGTTCGCCGTATTTCAGCTGAAATTGTTCCCATGTTCCCGAAGCTGCAAGTCGCCTTCGAGGAACTCAAGCATGGCCCGCCAACCGGGCGCGCACTGGAAGCCAAGTTATCCAGTACGCATGGTGCCAAGGCAGAAATGGCGGCCCACCGGTTGTTGGCGTATCTTGAGAAGATTGATGGTGTAACGTCCGTCGAGAGCGACCTCGACAAGGGCGACCCGGAGATACACGTTGTTGTCGATCGTTCGCTGGCAACTTATGCAGGTGTCGACCTGGCTACTGCAGCAGCCCACGTGCGAGCCGCTGTCGGGGGTCTGCGGGTTGAAACTACCCGGCGCGGCACCGAGGAAATCGATATCACTATCCGCTATCCTGACGCCGGTACCAAGGGCATCGAGGTGCTCCGACAGTTACTGATTCCTACTCGCCGTGGCGGACTGGTTCCGCTGCATCGCATCGCGAAGCTTGTCGAGCATTCCGGTTTTACCGCTGTCCGGCATAGCGAAGGAATCAATATTGTCAGTGTTTCCGCCAATGTCGATGTTGGTGTGATTACCAGTGTCGCGCTGAACAACCGTATCGCCACAACGGAAGCCGAGTGGCTCGGCGATCTGAAAACCGATGTGAATGTCAGCTACGGCGGTGAAAATGAACAGAACCAGGAGTCAGTAATGAGCCTGGTCAGGTCATTCGCCTTTGCCATGCTCGGCGTGTTTTTCCTGCTGGCGATCCAGTTCAACCGGTTGAGTTACCCGCTTGTGGTAATGTCGGCCATTCCATTCGGTATGGTGGGGATCATTATCAGCTTCTTTATTCATGACAGTCTCGGTCGTCCCTCGCCGCTGTCGTTCATGTCATTAATGGGTATGGTGGCGCTGTCCGGTGTGGTGGTAAACAGTGCGCTGGTGTTGCTGGTGTTCGTGCAACGCGCTCGCAACGAAGGCATGAGCCTGTATGACTCCATCATGGCAGCCGGCCGGCGACGCCTTCGTGCTGTTGTTCTGACGGCAACAACGACCGTTGTCGGGTTGTTACCCACGGCCTATGGATGGGGCGGCATGGATCCGTTTGTGGCCGGTATGGCGCTGGCCTTGTCGTGGGGCCTGGTATTTGCCACATTGATTACACTGATTGTTCTACCGGCCATGCTGATGGTGGCCAGTGATGTCATTATATTTTTCCGGGGCCGTTCGGGGCGCAAGGCCGATACAGGTATTGCTACGGATCAGAAATCATCCTGA
- a CDS encoding TolC family protein, with protein MKRFLFALLLGAASAGAEDNVLTLEQGMSLVIQNSPELKSSGMQARSGALEIDKADSRLGWQLRSTVKAEHDISFMGTPVDRGTVSAGLGKPLALGGNVELGLGYVYEDSALALSPLLPNPSHSSRADLSYRLPLAKGWGNVEYHSGMKSAEAQGEQARYEFLARQDGLGRQYIERYYGAAFVSRRLQHGRESLNRSKRLLAHIGRNERIGINDRKDRLQARALVHAREADLKTLELSWTQQRNALNRMMMQPWHKEFVPVVGPGDYTLPLEEALNQIRARDPYVGSIRARAEQAAAWVNNRRDNKRDTLDLTLSVGYRGLSGEDSAGASIDETDKAGSLTIEYRRGLDKRGVDADLMQAQLAHDSAMEQLTGAEADMEYNVASLHTEILRNQESVAAQRARLVAEQEKYREGQFRYRDGRIDISQLIQFEEELSAAELGLIQQETQLAQRLAIMSLWRGVLMPVVQLEPENREKN; from the coding sequence GTGAAACGTTTTTTGTTTGCGCTCTTGCTGGGAGCAGCATCGGCTGGTGCCGAGGACAATGTGTTGACCCTTGAACAAGGCATGTCTCTCGTAATTCAGAATTCACCGGAACTCAAGTCTTCCGGCATGCAGGCGCGAAGCGGGGCACTGGAAATCGACAAGGCCGACAGTCGACTTGGCTGGCAATTGCGCAGTACGGTCAAGGCTGAACACGATATATCGTTTATGGGGACCCCGGTTGATCGGGGAACCGTCAGCGCGGGCCTGGGAAAGCCGTTGGCGCTCGGCGGCAATGTTGAGCTCGGGCTTGGTTATGTTTATGAAGACAGCGCACTGGCATTGAGTCCGCTATTACCCAATCCTTCGCATTCAAGTCGTGCTGATCTCAGCTATCGTCTGCCGTTGGCAAAGGGCTGGGGAAATGTCGAATACCATTCGGGCATGAAAAGTGCCGAAGCGCAAGGCGAGCAGGCACGCTATGAATTTCTGGCAAGACAGGATGGCCTGGGCCGACAGTATATCGAGCGCTACTACGGCGCAGCGTTTGTTTCGCGACGCCTGCAGCACGGTCGCGAAAGCCTTAATCGCTCGAAGAGATTGCTTGCCCACATCGGCCGCAACGAAAGAATCGGCATCAACGATCGAAAGGACAGGTTGCAGGCCAGGGCACTGGTTCATGCGCGTGAAGCTGACCTGAAAACGCTGGAGCTTTCCTGGACGCAGCAACGCAATGCATTGAACCGAATGATGATGCAGCCATGGCACAAGGAGTTTGTGCCAGTTGTCGGGCCTGGCGATTACACACTGCCGCTTGAAGAAGCGCTGAACCAGATTCGTGCGCGTGACCCTTATGTTGGCAGTATTCGTGCGCGTGCGGAGCAGGCGGCTGCCTGGGTCAACAATCGTCGTGACAACAAGCGCGACACGCTCGACCTGACCTTGTCTGTTGGTTATCGTGGATTGAGTGGAGAGGACTCGGCCGGCGCCAGTATTGATGAAACCGACAAGGCCGGCAGTCTGACTATTGAATATCGTCGCGGTCTTGACAAGCGCGGTGTTGACGCTGATCTGATGCAGGCTCAACTGGCCCACGACAGCGCCATGGAGCAATTGACCGGCGCGGAGGCTGACATGGAATACAACGTTGCCAGCCTGCATACCGAGATTCTCAGAAACCAGGAATCAGTTGCGGCGCAACGCGCACGCCTGGTTGCGGAACAGGAAAAATATCGAGAAGGCCAGTTTCGCTATCGCGATGGTCGAATCGATATCAGTCAATTGATCCAGTTTGAAGAAGAATTGAGTGCAGCTGAACTGGGCCTGATTCAGCAGGAAACACAACTCGCGCAAAGACTGGCGATCATGTCGTTATGGAGAGGCGTGCTGATGCCGGTGGTACAACTTGAGCCTGAAAACAGGGAGAAAAACTAA
- a CDS encoding TetR/AcrR family transcriptional regulator codes for MNTDEADCCARWQRRKEARPQEIVDAALDIFVERGFAATRLDDVARRAGVSKGTVYRYFENKDALFVAVVKEIVVPEVARIEKLAADFSGSGTELLRSLIQNWWQTVGETRLCGIPKMVMADAGNFPELARLFIEEVVSRMRVIFESIVEKGIQSGEFRQCDIKHAARAIMAPMVLAAIWERSLKPFDNETCDTPVYLDTYLDLIIEGIRKDTIR; via the coding sequence ATGAACACCGATGAAGCCGATTGCTGCGCACGTTGGCAGCGCCGGAAAGAGGCGCGACCCCAGGAAATTGTCGACGCCGCTTTGGATATCTTTGTTGAGCGCGGGTTTGCTGCCACGAGACTTGATGACGTAGCCCGTCGTGCCGGGGTCTCAAAGGGCACTGTCTATCGTTATTTCGAAAACAAGGATGCGCTGTTTGTCGCCGTGGTCAAGGAAATCGTGGTGCCGGAAGTCGCCAGGATTGAAAAGCTGGCAGCGGATTTTTCCGGGTCCGGCACCGAGCTGTTGCGCAGCCTGATACAAAACTGGTGGCAGACGGTTGGCGAAACACGTCTTTGTGGTATTCCGAAAATGGTTATGGCTGATGCCGGGAACTTTCCCGAACTGGCACGACTGTTTATTGAGGAAGTTGTGTCGCGCATGCGCGTTATTTTCGAAAGCATAGTGGAAAAAGGTATCCAGTCGGGTGAGTTCAGGCAATGTGATATCAAGCATGCCGCCAGGGCGATTATGGCGCCCATGGTTTTGGCAGCCATATGGGAGCGCTCGTTGAAACCGTTCGATAACGAAACTTGTGATACCCCTGTTTATCTGGATACATATCTGGATCTGATAATTGAAGGCATAAGAAAGGATACGATCAGGTGA
- a CDS encoding sigma D regulator: MTDKERDRRSGSVNLVKKLTAERAELLVLYCRVAGLSPYTENRDSQYGLLEQLCQMLVDYVAAGHFSLYERIVSGKERRQQVIEMAEDLYPRITRTTDVVLDFNDKYDCEDNCPISNDFDEDLSVLGEILAERIELEDRLLAAMC, from the coding sequence ATGACCGACAAAGAGCGCGACCGTCGTTCCGGGTCTGTAAACCTGGTGAAAAAACTTACAGCTGAACGCGCCGAGTTACTGGTCTTGTATTGCCGGGTTGCCGGCCTGAGCCCTTATACGGAAAACCGGGACAGTCAATACGGGTTGTTGGAGCAGTTATGCCAGATGCTGGTGGATTATGTAGCGGCAGGGCATTTTAGTTTGTACGAACGAATTGTCAGTGGCAAAGAGCGACGTCAGCAAGTTATCGAAATGGCTGAAGATTTGTATCCACGCATTACCCGAACAACGGATGTGGTCCTGGATTTTAATGACAAGTATGACTGCGAAGATAATTGCCCGATTTCAAATGATTTTGATGAAGACTTGTCTGTTCTGGGCGAAATTTTGGCGGAACGAATTGAGCTGGAAGATCGGCTGCTCGCTGCCATGTGTTGA